The sequence AGTTCTGTAATTTCCCAGTGAACCTGGTTtgatcctggccctgcacagacaatcccaacaatcccaccctgtgcctgagagccttgtccaaaggctctggagctctggcagccttggggctgtgaccattTTCACCCCTTGCAGTGGAATCCTCTCCTGGGGAAGTGTTCCCGTTGTGGTCATTCCTCCTGGGAGCCTGAGGGTGCTGGGAAggatggcactgggagctgtgtccaAGAAAAACTAAATCAATTTTGGGTTATTTAGAGGTGAGCTGGTACCTACTGAGAATCTCAGCatcttgctgggttttttttccagagccaGTCATTCCTTcgagaagggaaaaaatgggattagCACAGAAATCCACGTGTCCATCTCAGTCTGCCTCACTTCCTAAATCCACTCCCTCACATCCCACAGCTTGCTGGGCAtcgtgggcaggggctggccaGCCCCattctcccagctccaggaaaagcaaacaatGGGAAGCAAAGCAAACATGCTCTAATGCTGCCACCTACCTACAGCAGCTCCAACTGCTCCCCGAGGAGCTCTCCCTGAATTCCATGGCATTTTTTAATACGCTCTATGTAGGTCAAATTCAACGCCAAGATGATTGTCCAGTGCTGAATTGCAGGAATAGTTTTGGTGGGGCTGATCCTGCCCTGGGGCTTTGGGGTGATGGGTTTGTCTGTCCCACCCCTGGTCGCTGCCAGCTGCAAAAGCCACCCCCctcctgctggaattccagTGCTCTGGCATCCTTGGGGGGCTGTTCCTCCTCCTGGTGGCCCTTCCCTGAGGAAGTTTGCAACAGAAGGGTTGTGTAACCAGGCAAGAAGTGAACAGGCAGTGCTGATTTGGGCTGCTCTGGCTTCTTCTTTCCTGATTAAATGGGATCAGGAAGAATCTTGAATCTAACAGGAAAATGAATTACTGGTGTTCCTAAAGTAATCAAAAGTAGGCagtgggagagctgcagcatcATCCCTGTGAGGGACAGGCATAGTTTGGAAAGACAGCAGCTTGTTCCCATGGAATTGGAGCTGCAGGGGAGATTTTCCTGactccctggggagcaggagcagagtgggTCTGTGCACGTGGAAATACAGGGCTTGCACCGTGAGGAGCTGTGGGTTTGTGCTGGTACATGAGTGAGGAAGGATGTTCCTCATGGATCAGCCAAGGGTTCATTGACAGCTGGGAGTGATTCCCTCCCTGATTCCCTCCCTGATTCCCTCCCTGTTTACACAAGAGGTGACAGCTCTGGCGGCTGCGGGACGCGGGAAGCAGCCAAGCCATGTGCTCTCCAGAGGGGCTGCCCTTGCCTGAGCagctttcctttgctttcctgtCCCTCCCAGGTGTGGCAGATACCCGAGAACGGGCTCACCCTGTCCCTGACAGAGCCCGTGGTGGTCCTAGAAGGGCATTCCAAGAGAGTTGGCATCGTGGCCTGGCACCCGACGGCGCGGAACGTGCTCCTCAGCGCAGGTAGGAGCACAGGAATGGGcaacagctcctctccctgccttccttcctctccagcttttccttcttccctctcccagctgctcagaTCCCTGGGAATCACAAGACCTGTGGCAGTAGCTGGGAACACTGGGACACGTGGCTCACAGCCCCCTCTGTATCTCAGCCTTTTTCATCCTCAGTTTACAGGGATAAGCACCAAGGAATTGTCTGGAATTGGAGTATGAAAGTTGTTCCAGACTTTATTTGATCTGCAAGAACAATTGACATCTGCATTCCCTACATACCTGTTCTCATATACTTTTAGAACAGGCCCaagtgtttctcttttcttttgattcCCTGCAAAGTATCCCAGAGTCCAGCTGTTCCTCCCACAAGCTCTCATGGTCAGCATTTTCCAAATTGTCTCCTTGGCTGGTACAGTCCATGGTATGAGATTCCTTTGACCACTAAAAATCAGTCACATAATTATGGAAATAAATTGGATAATTCATTATCCATTGGTACCATCTGAGACTTCCATCGGTTGGGTCCCAAGGAAAGAATTGAGTCCTTTCAGCTGGGATTCTTGGATCAGCTGGGTGTTTTCCATTGCTAAAAATCCCTCCTGAGCTCCCAGTCTGCATTTTGgtttccccaaaaaaaccttcGGAGCTGCAGGGGGTTTATCCCTTGTTCCACACCTCTGGCTttgcccctgtgtcccccagttCTGTGACTGGAGCTGTTATTTCCATTTTAGGCTGTGACAATGCCATCATCATCTGGAATGTGGGAACAGGAGAAGCCCTCATCAACCTGGATGACATGCACGTGGATATGATCTACAACGTGAGCTGGAATCGCAACGGCAGCCTCATCTGCACAGCTTCCAAAGACAAAAAAGTCCGAGTTATTGACCCCAGGAAACAAGAAATTGTTGCTGTAAGTTTGCTTAATCATTAAAGAGACAACTGGATTCACTCCAGCAGGGAGTGAAGAAAATATGGCAGAAATATGTGGGTTTTACACACCACGTTCAGTCGCTTTCTTCAGAAATTACAGGAGGAATAGTAGGAGTTGGAGGATTTGTCTGGGTTTATTGGGATTAGTGTTTGAACTGGGATTTTAGGGCTCAGTTTTAAACCTGCAGGAGTGTAATTCCACATCTAATCCTTTTGTATAATTACAGTTCCAGAGTTGTgcatgcaaagcagagctttAGTTGTAGCTTGCAAAGAGGTTTTCCTTCAGCCTTGCAAGAGGCCGATTGGCAAAGCTGGAATGAGCCAGGAATGTCCCCTTCTCCCGTGGCTCAGTGTTTGGGCTCTTCCCTcaggcagcaggggaggaggagagctggATGTTGGAGGAGCAGTGTGTCCAGAGAGGAGCCACCACTCCAAGGGTTTTTCTGTTCACTGCTGATCCTGACCTGCTCCTCTCTtccaggagaaggagaaaaccCACGAGGGAGCCCGGCCCATGCGAGCCATTTTCCTGGCAGACGGGAACATCTTCACCACCGGCTTCAGCCGCATGAGCGAGCGGCAGCTGGCCCTGTGGAACCCGGTACGAGCCCAGCCCGGAGCCCTGGGCTCCtcacatccctgccctgctcctaccaacccagccctgcagccatggAATCGtgggatgggttgggttggatgGGGCATTAAAGCAAACCCCGTTCcaatccatgggcagggacaccttccatgagcccagccccatccaaactggccttgggatggagcagccacagcttctctggggcCTTCTTCTTCAGGGCTTCACCACCCTcaaagggaagaattccttcctaaattCATAGTTTATATACTTGAGGTTATTCCCACTCcatctgctgcctgctcctgcttccaTGATTTTGGCTGTGTGGTCACTCAGTGAAGGaactgagcaggagctgcaggttgGAAGTGCCTGGGAagatgcacagggagcagaggggctgtgggaaggTCACTTCTCTCTGTGCATTGTGGAGAGCAGGCCAGCAGCAATCCCAGGAGGGTTCAGGGTGGAAGGGACCACCTGGATTGTGTCCAGGTGGCTtctgagtgtccccagggaaGGAGGCTCTGTCCCATCTCCCATCCTACTGACACTAACTCACTGTGTCACATATTTCCCTTGACTTGGTGAATTTTCCTGGCtcctgtttttatttaatttagtgATTAAAATGCCCTTGGGGAATGAATCAGTTCATGAACATTCCCAGCATTTGTTGTAACACACGGATCCTTCTGGGTGGTGCAGACACCGCTGGGAGCTCACTGCCTGCAGAGTGTTAATAATTTAGACCCTCCCTCTATGAACAGAAGCTTTTCCAGTCTTTATTAACATTCctggcatttttatttccagaaaaacaTGGAGGAGCCAATAGCCCTTCACGAGATGGACACCAGCAACGGGGTCCTGCTGCCCTTCTACGACCCAGACACCAACATCATTTACCTGTGTGGGAAGGTAAGGAGAGGCTTTGGAGGCACATGGAGGGAGTGGGGCCTGTGAAATGTTCCCCAAAATATCAGTGCTGCAGTGAatgtggagctgcagagagaccaggctgctctggaatgGGTTTGATCCTCACTGCAGAACCTGGGAAGGACCTGGATGTTTCTTGGAGATGGATTAGGTAAAGCTGCTCCTAATGCAACAAGTCCCACACTGTTGCCTAAACATTTCTTGCTGCTGTTGAACTGGATGATTTTACACTGGTATGGGCGGAAGGTGCATTTTGGGTGTTGTCCTTGGAGATGCTGGAGCATGTGGTGACTCTTTGTAATTTTATGGGGTTAAAGAATAGAAAACTGGAATTAGGTGCTCCTTTCTAAAAGCAATTTGTAGGAATTTGGTGCCCACATGTGATGGACTCCTACAAATAAGAGCCCAAGCCAAGATGAGCAAGGAATTACAAAGGAAGATCCATACAAGTACGTTCATAAATCCCATCTTTGTAGCAGCTGATGAGGAACACTTGGTTTCCATCTGCCAACCCTCCTGCAGTTTCAGAGACAGCAGTGTGGTGGAGTTGCTTGGAATTAAGGATAAACTGGTTTCTAGCCTTTCTGCCTGATTGTGGCAGGAGGTTTTTCCACAAGAAGTGGGGAAGAGGCCACTCCCAGCCTGGAAGCAGAGCTCAATCCCTGTCCCACAGTGTTTGGAACAGGACTTGGAGGAATTGTTCAGTTGATGGACTCAGATCGTGGAGGGCTTCAAAAACAGCTGTGAGCCGTCCATGGCAGCATTCCTGGAAGGAAAtgggagcagcagtgtgggcacagggaacacaggtgctgcagcttctcctgggGTTCCTTGCAGGGTGACAGCAGCATCCGCTACTTCGAGATCACGGATGAGTCCCCGTACGTTCACTACCTCAACACCTTCAGCAGCAAAGAGCCGCAGAGGGGCATGGGGTTCATGCCAAAGAGGGGCCTTGATGTCAACAAGTGTGAGATTGCCAGGTGAGGAGAGctcatcccagggctgggagctggggctggggattTCAGGAGTGGTTAAAGCAGCAGAGCAATGAGCAGAGGGGAGCCATGGTTCAGAAAacctgggaagggcaggagacaTCTCAGGATGTCACTGTAGTGGCTCCAGGAGGGAACATCACTGCTGGCTGGGAACATGAGCCATTTCTTCTCCCAGGAAACAAGTGATAGGACAAAGGGAAATGTCCTCAAATATTAGGAacaatttcttcatggaaagcagggtcaggcattggaagaggcggcccagggcaggggtggggtcCCCATCCAGGAGGGATTTAACAGCACTATGGGATGTGGGTtatggtggccttggcagtgctgggagaatggttggacttgatggtcccAGGGATTTCTGTGGTTCCTTGGGGTTGCTCCTTTCCCATCTCCATCTCCCTGATCCTCACTCCCTGTCTCACCTCTCCTTTTCCACCAGGTTCTTCAAGCTCCACGAGAGGAAGTGTGAGCCCATCATCATGACGGTTCCCCGCAAGgtgagcactgccctggggccaggctTTGGAGCGAGCTCCTgcctcccagagctcctgacTGATCCATGTCTCCTGCCTTGCAGTCTGACCTCTTCCAGGATGACCTGTACCCAGACACAGCCGGcccagaagcagctctggaagcAGAGGAGTGGTTTGAGGGGAAGAACGCTGATCCGCTCCTCATCTCCTTGAAGCACGGGTACATTCCAGGCAAAAACAGGGATCTCAAGGTGGTCAAGAAGAACATACTGGACAACAAACCTGCTGGGAACAAGAAGAGTGATCTCATAAACGCTCCAAAGAAAGCAGCGGATGCCTCAAACTCCGTGAGTAAACTCCAGGAATTGTGGGGGTGATGGCCTCAGGTGGGAATGCCAGGGTgggaccagtgacaggacctgagggcatggctggagctctgccaggggaaggttaggttggatatcagagggtgctgaggcactgACCAGGCTCCCCATGAGAtgtcacagccccaaggctgccagagctccaggagcatttggaggggacagcctgggattgttggggtgtcctgggcagggccaggagttggactcgttgatccctgtgggtccttGCCAACTtgggatattccatgattctgtgactctaatGCTTCTGTAGATATGGAAGATTACTTGAAATTGCTTTTTCTAAATCACAGAACCACTAAATGTTTGAAAAGAATTTCAAGATGCCCCAGTCCAACCCTAACTCAAGATCCCCCAGTCCAATCCTAACTCAAGATCCCCAAGTCCAACCCTaacccagcaccagcaccttgTTCACCACTAATCCCTGTCCTTTGGGACAGAGAGGAAAGTATGGCTTGAAGAGCAGGTACTGCTCCTGGatgggggctgctggagatgctgctccatGCCCTGAGCATCCCAACTGCTCCAGAGTCTGTCACACCCTCATCCCTCCAACAATCCCACTGGGAGGAGCCCTTTCCTTGGAGAACCCCAGAGCTCTCCCAACTCATCCCTTCTGATCTTCCAGCAAAACGACGCCAAATTGGACGAGATTTTGAAGGAGCTGAAATCCATCAAGGACACGATCTCCAGCCAGGACGAGCGCATCTccaagctggagcagcagatggCCAAGATCGCGGACTGACGgggccccagcccaggcacatcccagctcccagttcagccagcagcagcctgcagcattCCAGTACGAGCTTTCCTGTTCTCCTAAATCCACGTCAAGAGAGCCGATGATTTCAAGCCAAGCTTTTTAGTGAAAGATCTTTTTCGTTTCCCAATGTTCCGATGAATTTCTGTGACTGTGTCAAAAACAAGAAGTGCTActtttacagggtttttttgggggtttttttcccagatgttATTATGAATCCTTGAAAAACGAAACCATTCTTGACTTCCAATGTTATGCCCAAATATCTTTTTCTAGATTTAGGGACCAACGCCACATTGttcttaaacttttttttttttagagttgccaaaaaatagaaaaaaaaatcgcttttatttttcttatttgccACTTTTGCAGTATTTGTGTTTCCATTCCAAGGGACAGGGGGTGTGGGGGGGTGTTTACACTGTGCAGAGAACAAAGCTGAAGCTATTTTGTATAAATCCTCCATTTGGAACAATCAGGTGGgttcccttcctttctcttccctgtgGAATCCCCTTGGAGATGGGATCAGCTGCCTTTCCTGCTCCACAACATGTCCCCACCCCTGCTGGCtgacagaaaaatacaaatatatcaTTCTGAATGAGGGGATTTATTTCCTACTGAAGTTTTAAGCCAGCACCATGTTCCCATTTTCCTACAATCCCAAGGTTTGTTTCCATGACCAAACTCACCCGTTTTACTtgctcatttttatttccatttcaaggTAGAAGTGACTTCCATGCAGGAATGTTTTTATCCATGGAGCATGGAGTTCCAGGTGAGCTGTGGGATGCCAGCACTCATTGCTGTAAATCCTTGTTCTTGCCCCCCAACACTCCTGAGCTCATGGATTTTAAGGAGCTTTTGGAATCCATCAGCCCTTCCCACCAGTGCTGATAATAGGAATTTTCTGTGCTTCCAAAGCAGCATTAGCAgcagaaaagtgatttttccaTGATAATTCTCCACAAACAAAATGCCTCTGTTGTTACTTTTTTATCATTTGTTTTCTCCTGTCCAtcattcccattcctgcctcCCACCCTTCCATGCAGGAAAGGATTTGTTCCCAGATCAGATctaaccccaaaccccccctctGCACTCCCAACCCTTCAGAGCAGAAGGGACTGGGAGGGTGGATTTGATCCCACTTTGGAGAGCTGGTTTCTCAcacagctcctttgggatcctgcagggagaggccctGTGAGTGCTCTAGGCTGGCGAGCTCCTCCTGGAATCCCATGGAAGCTCAGCTCAGCAAAGCTGTGCTCAGGCAGGCTCTGCCCTGTGGAGGAGCTGTCAGGGATGATGGGGCAGGctggctccctgctcccaggctgtgtccttgtgctgggaatgggatccaggacaccccacagagctgtgccaaGCAGGATTGGTGCTGCcattcctggcacagcccatccctgcagtgccagggagtGCTGATAACCCATCCTGAATCCAAAGGTGGGCAGAGACCATCAGGTGTCTGAGAGCTCTGGATCCTTATCCCAGCTGGACTctgtccctgtggcagctccgTGTGCTCCCACCCGGAGCATCCCAGTGGACACGAGTCCCTCATCCAGGCTGaagtgattgattttttttttattttccattagtTTAGCTAGGAATTCtctgattttccatttttcccagtGTTTGCATGTTCAGAATTCCAGGTTAAGGATTCCCTGTTGTGGAGGGATGTGTGTGTGGAGGCAGAATCGGCCGTAGAGGGGACGTAGCTGGAGAGGCACGAGGACGGGATGGAGGAGACAGAGGATGTGGTGGGAttgcagagcaggaaagctTCAGAAAAGTGGGATTTCTGTGTTTTAGGGACAAGTGgcatcccctgccctgtgcccgtGGATCCACAATCCGGCTGCTCCAGGTTCTTTGGCTGTTTGGTGACGTTTCTGTATTGCAGTAAATGCCTGAGATGTgtatttttatggatttttttttttttcttttggatccCAAACCCGAAGGTTGTTCTCCCCACAGTGGTGATTTCTGTGTTGATTTGTACGTGTGACTTCAGGGTTGTGTGCTCGGGGACCTCGGGTTTGTTCCTAACATTGGAGGGAAATCAGTTTTGGGAGCCGCTGGATTGAGGTGCCCGGGGGTGGGGGTGTGGGAGATTTTAGTTCCTAgcctgtattttatttaaatgaactGATGCCTCGCCAGGCTCAACCGGAGTCAGTGCCTGAAGCTTTTTGTAGCCGTGATATCCCGGGAGAGAACCAGCCCAGTCCGGAAAGACGCGCTCTTATAGAGCGGCCAGAGTATCTGTCCAAATATTTGCTTCCATTTTCAAAAGATAAAAGTCATTGATTATAAACTGCCTCTGCTTGGCTTTTCCTTTGGCTCTCGGCATTCCAGGTGTGATTGATAACTGGGATATGGAATGATGGACGCTTCAGTGGGGGGCTGTGGATAAAGGGGTCCTTAAGGACCTTCTGCTCTTGTCCCAGGAGAGCCAGGGCCCATTCCTGGTGTCACACATGGAATCCTCCTGGTGATTCCTAGTGATGAGCCCAAGAGCTTGGCTGGATGTGGGATGTGATGGGATCTCGGGGTGGATGGGGGTGATGTGTTCCCGGGAAGGAACAGCCCTGCTTGGGAGCTACCCTGGATCTGGGGGGCTCATTCTGCTCTTCCCCAGGTGAAATTTGTTTCCAGGCTGCAGGAAGTCTGAAATTACACAGAGCACGGGCTGGAAACAGCATCTCTTACTCCACCCAGGTTTGAATTTTCTCAGGGCTGAGGCATTTCAGGGGATGTTGCACAACCGCCGCCCGAACACCCTGACCCCGGCGCCGCCCCAAAGCCgggcagggatgctcccagAGAATCAGTGCTCCCCGGGCAccatggatccatcccagggatgCTCATCCCACATCCTgaaccccttttcttcccttttccagcccccTGGCCAGGTGTTTCGGAGCGGGGACGGGCCGGGGTTTCCGAGGGCGGGGGCTTGTTGACACCCCGAGCCCGTTCCTGCGGATGTGCCTCTTGCAGCACCTTCCTGCGGCTGCGGCTGCGCCTCCCGCCCGAGCCTGCGGTTGGGGCGGGGGGTTTCCTGTCGTGCCAATGCCACGAGGCCGGGACAACACCCCGGACAATACCAGGCAGCCCCCCCCGAGAGCCCCTCCGAGCATCCTGGGGATGGTGCAGAGAGAAGGAGCCCTGCGCAAGGGCCGTGCAAAGCATCAAGTCAGGCCCTCACCCTCCTCCACCTCGTTCCCGATACCCTGAGGTATCTCAGGGCACCCTGGCCCCCTCCCTGGCCATGCCCACACCGTGCCCGCGGGggtggcagccctggcaccaggtTTGCCGTCACTTCTGCTTTCGGAGCGACGCGAGCCCCGGCGCGCAGCTGCTCCGGTGAGGCCGAGCCCTCCGAGGAAGCCCCTTTGTGGCGTGCAGCCCAAACCCTGCCACCCTCCCCGGGGGTGCccgcagcccccagccctcGCTGGCCCCGCTCTCGGCGTGACGTCCTTCCCTCCGCGGGCTCGAAACCGCAGCCGCTTTTCCGCgctccctcccttccccgcCCGGCCGGAGGTGCAGGCGGGGGGTGGCCCACGACGCCCCGCGGGTGCCGGTGA comes from Molothrus aeneus isolate 106 chromosome 18, BPBGC_Maene_1.0, whole genome shotgun sequence and encodes:
- the CORO1C gene encoding coronin-1C encodes the protein MRRVVRQSKFRHVFGQAVKNDQCYDDIRVSRVTWDSSFCAVNPRFVAIIVDASGGGAFLVLPLHKTGRIDKSYPTVCGHTGPVLDIDWCPHNDQVIASGSEDCTVMVWQIPENGLTLSLTEPVVVLEGHSKRVGIVAWHPTARNVLLSAGCDNAIIIWNVGTGEALINLDDMHVDMIYNVSWNRNGSLICTASKDKKVRVIDPRKQEIVAEKEKTHEGARPMRAIFLADGNIFTTGFSRMSERQLALWNPKNMEEPIALHEMDTSNGVLLPFYDPDTNIIYLCGKGDSSIRYFEITDESPYVHYLNTFSSKEPQRGMGFMPKRGLDVNKCEIARFFKLHERKCEPIIMTVPRKSDLFQDDLYPDTAGPEAALEAEEWFEGKNADPLLISLKHGYIPGKNRDLKVVKKNILDNKPAGNKKSDLINAPKKAADASNSQNDAKLDEILKELKSIKDTISSQDERISKLEQQMAKIAD